Proteins from a single region of Streptomyces sp. Tu 3180:
- a CDS encoding cystathionine gamma-synthase, producing MSDRHISQHFETLAIHAGNTADPLTGAVVPPIYQVSTYKQDGVGGLRGGYEYSRSANPTRTALEENLAALEGGRRGLAFASGLAAEDCLLRTLLSPGDHVVIPNDAYGGTFRLFAKVVARWGVEWSVADTSDPAAVRAALTPKTKAVWVETPSNPLLGITDIAAVAQVARDAGARLVVDNTFATPYLQQPLALGADVVVHSLTKYMGGHSDVVGGALITGDAELGEELAFHQNAMGAVAGPFDSWLVLRGTKTLSVRMDRHSENATRIAEMLTRHARVTSVLYPGLPDHPGHEVAAKQMRAFGGMISFRVEGGEEAAVEVCNRARVFTLGESLGGVESLIEHPGRMTHASAAGSALEVPADLVRLSVGIENVDDLLDDLQQALGK from the coding sequence ATGAGCGACAGGCACATCAGTCAGCACTTCGAGACGCTCGCGATCCACGCGGGCAACACCGCCGACCCCCTGACGGGCGCGGTCGTCCCGCCGATCTACCAGGTGTCCACCTACAAGCAGGACGGCGTCGGCGGCCTGCGCGGCGGCTACGAGTACAGCCGCAGCGCCAACCCCACCAGGACCGCGCTGGAGGAGAACCTCGCCGCCCTGGAGGGTGGCCGCCGCGGCCTCGCGTTCGCGTCCGGACTGGCGGCCGAGGACTGCCTGCTGCGCACGCTGCTCAGCCCCGGCGACCACGTGGTGATCCCGAACGACGCGTACGGCGGCACGTTCCGCCTCTTCGCCAAGGTCGTCGCCCGCTGGGGCGTGGAGTGGTCGGTGGCCGACACCTCCGACCCGGCCGCGGTGCGGGCCGCCCTCACCCCGAAGACCAAGGCCGTCTGGGTGGAGACCCCCTCCAACCCGCTGCTCGGCATCACCGACATCGCCGCCGTCGCCCAGGTCGCCCGGGACGCGGGCGCCCGCCTCGTCGTCGACAACACCTTCGCCACGCCGTACCTCCAGCAGCCGCTCGCGCTCGGCGCGGACGTCGTCGTGCACTCCCTGACCAAGTACATGGGCGGCCACTCGGACGTCGTCGGCGGCGCCCTGATCACCGGCGACGCGGAGCTGGGCGAGGAGCTGGCCTTCCACCAGAACGCGATGGGCGCGGTCGCCGGACCCTTCGACTCCTGGCTGGTGCTGCGCGGCACCAAGACGCTCTCGGTCCGCATGGACCGGCACAGCGAGAACGCGACGAGGATCGCCGAGATGCTCACCCGCCACGCGCGCGTGACGAGCGTCCTGTACCCGGGCCTGCCGGACCACCCCGGTCACGAGGTCGCCGCCAAGCAGATGCGGGCGTTCGGCGGCATGATCTCCTTCCGCGTCGAGGGCGGCGAGGAGGCGGCCGTCGAGGTCTGCAACCGGGCCCGGGTGTTCACGCTCGGCGAGTCCCTGGGCGGCGTCGAGTCGCTGATCGAGCACCCCGGGCGGATGACGCACGCGTCCGCGGCCGGTTCCGCGCTCGAGGTCCCCGCCGACCTGGTGCGGCTGTCCGTCGGCATCGAGAACGTCGACGACCTGCTCGACGACCTCCAGCAGGCGCTCGGGAAGTAA
- a CDS encoding sigma factor-like helix-turn-helix DNA-binding protein, translated as MRPRHASRDLRRAREFEAYVAGAGGRLLHTATLLTAEAPDDNPRARRLLTLALAHTYASWDRLRGEDPYDVTRRYLATRFAHGAWHRHGGPLRSRPRPGGLLVRLTPQERLILVLRLHEGVAEEQTAALLGLPAERVRTICHRAMAVLLRPPREPAPAVEGAGAVPS; from the coding sequence TTGCGACCACGGCATGCGTCCCGGGATCTGCGCCGGGCCCGCGAGTTCGAGGCGTACGTCGCGGGCGCGGGCGGACGGCTGCTGCACACCGCGACGCTGCTCACCGCGGAGGCACCGGACGACAACCCGCGCGCGCGGCGCCTGCTGACCCTGGCGCTGGCCCACACGTACGCGTCCTGGGACCGGTTGCGCGGCGAGGACCCCTACGACGTCACCCGCCGGTACCTGGCGACCCGCTTCGCGCACGGCGCCTGGCACCGGCACGGCGGTCCGCTCCGCTCGCGCCCCCGCCCCGGGGGCCTCCTGGTCCGGCTCACCCCGCAGGAACGCCTGATCCTGGTCCTGCGGCTCCACGAGGGCGTCGCCGAGGAGCAGACGGCGGCCCTGCTCGGTCTGCCCGCGGAGCGCGTGCGGACGATCTGCCACCGCGCGATGGCGGTCCTCCTGCGCCCGCCCCGGGAACCGGCTCCGGCGGTCGAAGGCGCCGGGGCGGTGCCGTCATGA
- a CDS encoding MarR family transcriptional regulator translates to MSMDMTTDATAVGDTGLLDTLQHEVALFARRAEQTRLGGVGQVRNSMDRAAYLLLNRLDKEGPMGVKALAASMGIDSSTVTRQVAPLVDTGLVKRTSHPEDGRAVVLQLSPRGLSRLEEVRASRRQLMAELTHDWEPEEREAFCALLTRFNSALSTRMSVQGGPGQEGQPAS, encoded by the coding sequence ATGTCGATGGACATGACGACGGACGCAACTGCCGTCGGTGACACCGGTCTTCTCGACACGTTGCAGCACGAGGTGGCGCTGTTCGCCCGCCGCGCCGAACAGACGCGGCTCGGCGGGGTCGGCCAGGTGCGCAACTCCATGGACCGCGCCGCCTACCTGCTGCTCAACCGCCTCGACAAAGAGGGTCCGATGGGCGTCAAGGCGCTCGCCGCGAGCATGGGCATCGACTCCTCGACGGTCACCCGGCAGGTGGCCCCGCTCGTGGACACCGGCCTGGTCAAGCGGACCTCGCACCCCGAGGACGGACGCGCGGTGGTGCTCCAGCTGTCCCCGCGCGGGCTGTCCCGCCTGGAGGAAGTGCGGGCCTCGCGGCGTCAGTTGATGGCCGAGCTGACACACGACTGGGAGCCGGAGGAGCGCGAGGCGTTCTGCGCGCTCCTGACCCGCTTCAACAGCGCGCTGTCCACGCGGATGTCGGTGCAGGGGGGACCCGGCCAGGAGGGGCAGCCGGCGTCCTGA
- the ilvA gene encoding threonine ammonia-lyase, which produces MSYSTADPLRTVTLDDVRGAQKMLSGVARTTAMEGSRHLSRQVGAPVHLKCENLQRTGSFKLRGAYVRIAGLLPEERAAGVVAASAGNHAQGVALASSLLGVRSTVFMPKGAPLPKISATREYGAEVRLRGQVVDESLAAAQEYAHDTGAVFIHPFDHPDVIAGQGTVGLEILEQCPEVRTIVVGVGGGGLAAGIAVGVKALRPDVRIVGVQAEGAAAYPPSLAAGRPVPVRNPVTMADGIKVGRPGDVPFAIVDELVDEVRTVTEDELSTALLLCLERAKLVVEPAGASPVAALLSRPDAFDGPVVAVLSGGNVDPVLMERVLRHGMAAQGRYLAVRLRLTDRPGALAALLGTLSAVDANVLDVSHVRTDPRLGLTEVEVELHLETKGPAHCTEVDGALRDAGYTVMD; this is translated from the coding sequence ATGAGCTACAGCACGGCCGACCCCTTGCGCACCGTCACCCTCGACGACGTGCGCGGCGCCCAGAAGATGCTCTCGGGCGTGGCACGGACGACCGCGATGGAGGGCAGCCGGCACCTGTCCCGGCAGGTGGGCGCGCCGGTGCACCTGAAGTGCGAGAACCTCCAGCGGACGGGGTCGTTCAAACTGCGCGGCGCGTACGTCCGGATCGCCGGGCTGCTGCCCGAGGAGCGTGCCGCCGGTGTCGTCGCGGCGAGCGCCGGCAACCACGCGCAGGGTGTCGCGCTGGCGTCGTCGCTGCTGGGGGTGCGGTCGACGGTGTTCATGCCGAAGGGCGCCCCGCTGCCGAAGATCAGCGCGACCCGGGAGTACGGCGCCGAGGTGCGGCTGCGGGGCCAGGTGGTGGACGAGTCGCTGGCCGCCGCGCAGGAGTACGCGCACGACACGGGGGCGGTGTTCATCCACCCCTTCGACCACCCGGACGTCATCGCGGGCCAGGGCACGGTGGGCCTGGAGATCCTGGAGCAGTGCCCCGAGGTGCGGACGATCGTCGTGGGCGTCGGCGGGGGCGGGCTGGCCGCCGGCATCGCGGTCGGGGTGAAGGCGCTGCGGCCGGACGTGCGGATCGTCGGGGTGCAGGCGGAGGGCGCGGCGGCGTACCCGCCCTCGCTGGCGGCCGGGCGTCCGGTGCCGGTGCGCAACCCGGTGACCATGGCCGACGGCATCAAGGTGGGGCGGCCCGGTGACGTGCCGTTCGCGATCGTCGACGAGCTGGTGGACGAGGTGCGCACCGTCACCGAGGACGAGCTGTCCACGGCGCTGCTGCTGTGCCTGGAGCGGGCCAAGCTGGTCGTCGAGCCGGCCGGGGCGAGCCCGGTCGCGGCGCTGCTGAGCAGGCCCGACGCCTTCGACGGACCGGTCGTCGCGGTGCTGTCCGGGGGCAACGTCGACCCGGTGCTGATGGAGCGCGTGCTGCGGCACGGCATGGCCGCGCAGGGCCGCTACCTGGCCGTCCGGCTGCGCCTGACGGACCGGCCGGGCGCCCTCGCGGCGCTCCTCGGGACGCTGTCGGCGGTCGACGCCAACGTCCTCGACGTGAGCCACGTACGGACCGACCCGCGGCTCGGGCTCACGGAGGTGGAGGTCGAGCTGCACCTGGAGACCAAGGGACCGGCGCACTGCACCGAGGTCGACGGGGCCCTGCGCGACGCGGGTTACACGGTGATGGACTGA
- a CDS encoding ATP-binding cassette domain-containing protein encodes MPGAIYAEGLVKTFGDVRALDGVDLDVPEGTVLGLLGPNGAGKTTTVRCLTTLLRPDSGRAVVAGLDVLGQPDAVRRSIGLSGQFAAVDEYLTGRENLQMVGQLYQMRAKAARARADELLEQFNLADAADRTARTYSGGMRRRLDLAAALVVSPPVMFMDEPTTGLDPRNRQQLWEVIKQLVSGGTTLLLTTQYLEEADHLAHDIAVVDHGRVIAQGTSDQLKARTGGERVEVVVHDREHVRTVSALLDRYSLRGPGKGDTTVEEHMRKITTPVSGGAKLLAEIIRELDTRGIEIDDIGLRRPTLDDVFLSLTGHVAQTAHEDEDDGERTARDAGGQGHRHSKETAK; translated from the coding sequence ATGCCAGGCGCCATCTATGCCGAAGGTCTGGTCAAGACCTTCGGGGACGTCAGGGCACTGGACGGCGTCGACCTCGATGTCCCCGAGGGCACCGTCCTGGGCCTGCTCGGGCCGAACGGCGCGGGCAAGACCACCACCGTCCGCTGCCTGACCACCCTGCTGCGGCCCGACAGCGGCCGTGCCGTGGTCGCCGGCCTCGACGTGTTGGGACAGCCCGACGCCGTACGCCGCTCCATCGGCCTGTCCGGCCAGTTCGCGGCCGTCGACGAGTACCTGACCGGCCGCGAGAACCTGCAGATGGTCGGACAGCTCTACCAGATGCGGGCGAAGGCGGCCCGGGCCCGCGCGGACGAGCTGCTGGAGCAGTTCAACCTCGCGGACGCGGCCGACCGCACCGCCAGGACCTACTCCGGGGGCATGCGCCGCCGGCTCGACCTCGCGGCGGCCCTGGTCGTCTCGCCGCCCGTGATGTTCATGGACGAGCCGACGACCGGCCTCGACCCGCGCAACCGGCAGCAGCTGTGGGAGGTGATCAAACAGCTCGTCTCCGGGGGCACGACACTGCTGCTCACCACCCAGTACCTGGAGGAGGCCGACCACCTCGCGCACGACATCGCCGTCGTCGACCACGGCCGGGTCATCGCCCAGGGCACCTCCGACCAGCTCAAGGCCCGCACCGGCGGCGAGCGCGTCGAGGTCGTGGTGCACGACCGCGAGCACGTCCGGACCGTCTCCGCCCTCCTGGACAGGTACAGCCTGCGCGGCCCCGGCAAGGGCGACACCACGGTCGAGGAGCACATGCGCAAGATCACCACGCCGGTCTCCGGCGGAGCGAAGCTCCTGGCCGAGATCATCCGCGAGCTCGACACCCGCGGTATCGAGATCGACGACATCGGCCTGCGCCGCCCGACCCTCGACGACGTCTTCCTCTCCCTGACCGGACACGTCGCGCAGACCGCGCACGAGGACGAGGACGACGGCGAGCGCACCGCGCGCGACGCCGGGGGACAGGGACACCGCCACAGCAAGGAGACCGCGAAATGA
- a CDS encoding ABC transporter permease, whose product MSAVTDAVRITAPGNPVAQSVRDSLVVARRNLIRMARIPEVVIFGLIQPIMFVVLFSYVFGGSMNIGGSTDSSVYREFLMAGIFAQTVTFATAGAGAGIAEDMHKGLIDRFRSLPMARGAVLTGRTLADLVQTALTLLVLAVVALLVGWRTHTSVGEVLGAFALLLLTGYAFTWIGAVIGLSVRTPEAATSGGLVWLFPVTFVSNAFVDSSNMTPWLRHIADWNPFSATVQACRELFGNPGVSTSDAWPMQHPVWASLIYSVLIVAFFRTLAVRKYRSAAA is encoded by the coding sequence ATGAGTGCCGTCACCGACGCCGTGCGGATCACGGCACCCGGCAACCCCGTCGCCCAGTCGGTCCGGGACTCCCTGGTCGTCGCCAGACGCAACCTGATCCGCATGGCCCGGATCCCCGAAGTGGTCATCTTCGGGCTCATCCAGCCGATCATGTTCGTGGTGCTGTTCTCCTACGTCTTCGGCGGCTCCATGAACATCGGCGGCAGCACGGACTCCTCCGTCTACCGCGAGTTCCTGATGGCGGGCATCTTCGCGCAGACCGTCACGTTCGCCACCGCCGGAGCCGGCGCGGGCATCGCCGAGGACATGCACAAGGGGCTCATCGACCGCTTCCGCTCCCTGCCCATGGCACGCGGCGCGGTGCTCACCGGCCGCACCCTCGCCGACCTGGTGCAGACGGCGCTCACCCTGCTCGTGCTCGCCGTCGTCGCCCTCCTCGTCGGCTGGCGCACCCACACCAGCGTCGGCGAGGTGCTCGGCGCGTTCGCCCTGCTGCTCCTGACCGGGTACGCGTTCACCTGGATCGGCGCGGTCATCGGCCTGTCGGTCCGCACCCCGGAGGCGGCCACCTCCGGCGGACTCGTCTGGCTCTTCCCGGTCACCTTCGTCTCGAACGCGTTCGTCGACTCCAGCAACATGACGCCCTGGCTGCGCCACATCGCCGACTGGAACCCGTTCAGCGCCACCGTCCAGGCCTGCCGCGAGCTCTTCGGCAACCCCGGGGTCTCCACCTCGGACGCCTGGCCCATGCAGCACCCGGTGTGGGCCTCGCTGATCTACTCGGTCCTGATCGTCGCGTTCTTCCGCACCCTCGCCGTGCGCAAGTACCGCTCGGCCGCGGCATGA
- the greA gene encoding transcription elongation factor GreA gives MTQTSENVTWLTQEAYNKLKDELEYLTGPARTEIAAKIAAAREEGDLRENGGYHAAKEEQGKQELRVRQLTQLLENAKVGEAPAADGAVAPGMVVTIAFDGDEDDTLTFLLASREYASADIETYSPQSPLGAGVTGHKVGEDAEYELPNGKKASVKILKAEPYNG, from the coding sequence GTGACCCAGACCAGCGAGAACGTCACCTGGCTGACCCAGGAGGCGTACAACAAGCTCAAGGACGAGCTTGAGTACCTTACTGGTCCCGCGCGCACGGAGATCGCCGCGAAGATCGCCGCCGCGCGCGAGGAGGGCGACCTGCGTGAGAACGGCGGGTACCACGCGGCCAAGGAGGAGCAGGGCAAGCAGGAGCTCCGTGTGCGCCAGCTCACCCAGCTCCTCGAGAACGCCAAGGTCGGCGAGGCTCCGGCGGCCGACGGCGCGGTGGCGCCCGGCATGGTCGTGACGATCGCCTTCGACGGCGACGAGGACGACACGCTGACCTTCCTGCTCGCCTCGCGCGAGTACGCGAGCGCGGACATCGAGACCTACTCGCCGCAGTCCCCGCTGGGCGCCGGCGTGACCGGCCACAAGGTCGGCGAGGACGCGGAGTACGAGCTGCCGAACGGCAAGAAGGCCTCGGTGAAGATCCTCAAGGCCGAGCCGTACAACGGCTGA
- a CDS encoding DUF4307 domain-containing protein, protein MSTASTRLPEGRYGRSSDERADRTLRVVGAVLAVVMLGLVGWFGYHHVAKNEISAEVIGFDLSEDAVKVRLEVRKDAGASGYCTVRSQAKDGAEVGRADFRFDGDDTRIDEVVTLRTTSPGTTAELVGCHAD, encoded by the coding sequence ATGAGCACGGCGAGCACGCGGCTGCCCGAGGGCCGTTACGGTCGTTCCTCGGACGAGCGCGCCGACCGCACGCTCAGGGTCGTCGGCGCCGTGCTGGCCGTGGTGATGCTCGGGCTGGTCGGCTGGTTCGGCTACCACCACGTCGCCAAGAACGAGATCAGCGCCGAGGTGATCGGCTTCGACCTCTCCGAGGACGCGGTGAAGGTGCGCCTGGAGGTGCGCAAGGACGCGGGGGCGAGCGGCTACTGCACGGTGCGCTCCCAGGCCAAGGACGGCGCCGAGGTGGGCCGCGCCGACTTCCGCTTCGACGGGGACGACACGCGCATCGACGAGGTCGTCACGCTCCGCACCACCTCCCCGGGCACCACGGCCGAGCTCGTCGGCTGCCACGCGGACTGA
- the mca gene encoding mycothiol conjugate amidase Mca — MTDQLRLMAVHAHPDDESSKGAATMAKYVSEGVDVLVVTCTGGERGSILNPKLQGDAYIEEHIHEVRRKEMDEAREILGVKQEWLGFVDSGLPEGDPLPPLPEGCFALEDVDKAAGELVRRIRSFRPQVITTYDENGGYPHPDHIMTHKITMVAFEGAADTAKYPEEEYGPAYQPLKLYYNQGFNRPRTEALHQAMLDRGLESPYGDWLKRWSEFERKERTLTTHVPCADFFEIRDKALIAHATQIDPDGGWFRVPMEVQKEVWPTEEYELAKSLVDTSLPEDDLFAGIRDNA, encoded by the coding sequence TTGACTGACCAGCTGCGACTGATGGCCGTGCACGCCCACCCCGACGACGAGTCGAGCAAGGGCGCGGCCACCATGGCGAAGTACGTGTCCGAGGGGGTGGACGTGCTGGTGGTGACCTGCACGGGCGGGGAGCGCGGCTCCATCCTCAACCCGAAACTGCAGGGCGACGCGTACATCGAGGAGCACATCCACGAGGTGCGCAGGAAGGAGATGGACGAGGCCCGCGAGATCCTCGGCGTCAAGCAGGAGTGGCTCGGCTTCGTCGACTCCGGCCTGCCCGAGGGCGACCCGCTGCCGCCGCTGCCGGAGGGCTGCTTCGCCCTGGAGGACGTCGACAAGGCGGCCGGCGAGCTGGTGCGCAGGATCCGCTCCTTCCGTCCCCAGGTGATCACCACCTACGACGAGAACGGCGGCTACCCGCACCCCGACCACATCATGACCCACAAGATCACGATGGTGGCGTTCGAGGGCGCGGCGGACACCGCGAAGTACCCGGAGGAGGAGTACGGCCCGGCGTACCAGCCGCTGAAGCTGTACTACAACCAGGGCTTCAACCGCCCCCGCACCGAGGCGCTGCACCAGGCCATGCTGGACCGCGGCCTGGAGTCGCCCTACGGGGACTGGCTCAAGCGCTGGAGCGAGTTCGAGCGCAAGGAGCGCACGCTCACCACGCACGTCCCGTGCGCCGACTTCTTCGAGATCCGCGACAAGGCGCTGATCGCGCACGCCACGCAGATCGACCCCGACGGCGGCTGGTTCCGGGTGCCGATGGAGGTCCAGAAGGAGGTCTGGCCCACGGAGGAGTACGAGCTCGCCAAGTCCCTCGTCGATACCTCCCTCCCCGAGGACGACCTCTTCGCGGGCATCCGGGACAATGCCTGA